A window of Actinomadura viridis genomic DNA:
CGGCGTGAGGTCCGGGGTCTCGGCACGGGAGGCGATCTCCCGGACGCCGGACGGGCCGCGCACCTCAACGGTGACGCCCTGCCGGTCGAGCAGCGAGCCCGTCAGCACGGTGACCTCGCCGCTCCGCGTCCCGCCGAACACGCCCCGCCCCTCGGTCAGCCGGGTGGTGCCGCCGTCGCCGTCGTACGACCAGACGTGCAGCTCGGTGGGCTCCTCCGTGCCGGTGAACAGGATCCGGTCGCCCTCCACGCCGAGCACCGAGCGCACCTGCAGGCCGCCGGGCGTGACCGGGGTCCCCGCGACGGTGATCCGCCGGGTGTCGGTCTCCGCGTCCTCCACGACCCACACCAGGTCGCCGCCGCCGGTCCGCGCGGGCACGCCGTGGACGATCTCCGTCCAGACCGGGTCGTGCCCGGTGTGCAGCAGGGTGGTCTCGCCGTTGGACGGGTCCACGCCGAGCACCCGCTGGGTCCGCTGGTCCCGCGACTGCACCACCACCAGCAGGCCGTTCCGGTCCCAGGAGGCCGTCACCACGTACGGGAACTCCCCGCGGTCCCAGGCCACCGCGACCCGGCCGCCGCCGTCCGCCTTCACCAGGACCAGCGACACGATGGCGTTGGGGGTGCCGGCGGCCGGGTAGGCGATCTCGTTCGCGGGCCGCTCCGGGTTGGCGGGGTCGGCGATCGTCCACCGCGTCACCGGGGTCTCGTCCACCCGGGCCACCAGGAGGGTGCCGCCGTCGGGCGCCCACCAGTGGCCGCGCATCCGGCCCATCTCCTCGGCCGCGATGAACTCCGCCAGCCCGTACGACACCTGGTCGCTCTCGGGCTGCACCAGGGCCTGCCCCGCGTCCCCGTCCCCCTCGTCCCCGGGGTCGCCGGCGTCTCCCGCGCCTTCTCCACCCCCCTGCGCGTGCAGGGGGAGGACGTGGACGGTGCGGCCGGAGACGTAGGCCACCTGCCGTCCCGCCGGGTCGAGGCGCGGGTCGAACACCGGGGTACGGGCGGGGAGGGCGCGCACCGCCGCGGTCCGCAGGTCCGCCAGGAACAGCTGCCCGCCCAGCGTGAACACCGCCTGCCGCACCTCGCGGTCCACCGCGTAGCCGACGATGCCGCCCGCCTGCTCCCGGGCCCGCTCGCGGCGGGCCCGCTCCTCGGCGGGCAGGTCCGCCTCGCCCGGCACGTTGAGGGCGGCCGGGTCGGCGACCAGGCGCTCCTCGCCGGTCGCGACGTCCAGCGTCCACAGGCAGGTGACCGGGTCGTCGCCCGCCTTCGTCCGCAGGAAGGCCACGTACGTCCCGTCCGGCGCGATCTGGAAGGCGCGCGGTACGCCGAGGGTGAACCGCCGGGTGCGGGCGCTCTGCCGCGGATAGCTGATGCTCATGGCATCCGAGTCTGCCAGCACGGCCCCGGTGGCACGTGGGCGCGGGCGGCCCGGAGCGGCCGTTCGGCCCGCCGGTGACGGCCCCGCGCTGTAGGGTGCCCGATCGGGAACCACCGGAGATCAGCGGCGCCCTCGCGTAAGCTCAAACTTCTCCCCTGTTCAAGTCAAGCACTGTCCTCGCGGGTACGAAGGAGTGGTCCATGCCGGAGCTGCAGCCGGGAGATCCCCGGCGGCTGGGTTCGTACGAACTGCTCGAACGGCTTGGCGAAGGCGGGCAGGGCGTGGTCTACCTGGGCGTGGACGCCTCGGGCGGCCAGGCCGCGATCAAGCTGCTGCGCGCCGACCTGGCGGCCGACGCCTCCGCCCGCAACCGCTTCGTCCGCGAGGCCCAGGCGGCCAAGCAGGTCGCCCGCTTCTGCACCGCGCAGGTGCTGGAGGCCGACGTCGCCGGCGACCAGCCCTATATCGCCAGCGAGTACGTGCCGGGCAAGTCCCTGCACCGGCAGGTCGTGGAGGACGGCCCGATCCCCGGGGCTGCGCTGGAGCGGCTGGCGATCGGCACCCTGACCGCGCTGGTGGCCATCCACCAGGCCGGGATCGTGCACCGCGACTTCAAGCCGCACAACGTGATCATGGCGCCGGACGGGCCGCGCGTGATCGACTTCGGCATCGCGCGGGCGCTGGACACCGGGCAGACGGCCGCCACCAAGGCGATCGGCACCCCCTCGTACATGGCGCCCGAGCAGGTGGCCGGCGCCACCCTCACCGAGGCCGTGGACGTCTGGGCCTGGGCCACCACGATGGTGTTCGCCGCGACCGGCCGCCCGCCGTTCGGCGACGACACCGTGGTCGCGGTGATCAACCGGGTGATGCACGAGCCGCCGTCCCTGGAGGGGCTGCCCCCCGACCTGCACCGCCTGATCGCGGCCTCCCTGGCCAAGGAGCCCGAGCGGCGGCCCACCGCCCAGCAGCTGATGATGACGCTGATCGGGGCGGGCCCGGCGGCGCAGACCCGGATGGACGACCCCGCCGAGGCCACCACGCTGCTGGCGGAGGGACGGCACCGGGCCGCCGGCGGGCCGGTGCCCGGCGCCACCCAGCCGGTCGGGCACACCCGGGCGATGCCGCCGGCCGCCGCCCCGCCGATCCCGCCCGCCTACCACGGCGACCACCGCGGAGACCCCCGCGGCACCGGCGGCTACCGGGACTGGGAGCCCGAGCGGAAGTCGCGCGGCCCCGTCCTGGCCGTGATCGGCGCCATCGCCGCGCTGTTCCTGGTGGGGGCGCTGGTGTTCGCGGCCATGGGCGACGACTCCTCGCCCGGCGACACCACGCCCACCCCGTCGGACACGACGTCGGAGACGCCGTCCGACGAGCCCAGCGAGCCCGACGACGACCCCGCCCCCACGCCGACCCGCACCCGGACGGTGCCGGACACGCCCACGACCCGGCCCACGGTCCCGACCCAGCCGACCACCCCGACGGACGAGCCCAGCACCCCGACCACGCCCACGGACCCCACACCGCCCGACACCGGTGACCCCGATGACGGCGAGACGCCGCCCGGCGGAGACGACGGCGGCGGCGCCGGTGGAGGCGGCGGTGGTGGCGGTGGCGGCGGCACCGGCGGCGGCGCGTAGGGCCTGCGGCACGGGAGGCCGGTCTCCCAAGCAGGTGCTCGCTCTGAGTAGGCTCAGAGCATGAAGGAGCCGCGGATCCTGTTCGTCCATGCCCACCCGGACGACGAGTCCATCGGGACCGGGGCCACCATGGCCAAGTACGCGGCCGAGGGCGCCCACGTCTGCCTCGTCACCTGCACCCTGGGCGAGGAGGGCGAGGTCATCCCCGATGAGCTGCGCCATCTGGCCTCCGACAAGGAGGACCGGCTGGGCGAGTACCGCATCGGCGAGCTGGCCGAGGCGTGCGCGGCCCTGGGCGTGTCCGACCACCGCTACCTGGGCGGGCCGGGCCGCTGGCGCGACTCGGGGATGATGGGCGCCGCGACCAACGACGATCCGCGCTCCTTCTGGCGGGCCGACGTGGACGAGGCCGCCGGGGAGCTGGTGAAGGTCGTCCGCGAGGTGCGCCCGCACGTGATCGTCACCTACGACGACCGCGGCAACTACGGCCATCCGGACCACATCCAGGCGCACCGGGTCGCCTGGCGCGCCTTCGAGCTGGCCGCCGACCCCGCGCACGAGGACGGTGGCGAGCCGTGGAGGGCCGCCAAGTTCTACGCCTACGCCACGCCCCGTACGGTCCTGGCCCGCGCCATCGCGGTGATGCGCGAGGCCAGGCTGCCGTTCGGCCGGGTGGCGAGCCTGGACGAGCTGGGCTCGGGCGTGCCCGACGACCAGGTGACCACGGTGGTGGACGCCCGCGCCCACCTGCCGGCCAAGCTGGCCGCGCTGCGCGCCCACGCCACCCAGATCGTGGTCGCCCCCGAGGAGGTGGGGCCGTTCTTCGCCCTCTCCAACAACCTGGGGCAGCAGGCGTTCGGCACCGAGTACTTCATCCTCCTGGCGGGCGAGCGCGGCCCCGCTCCGGCCGGAGGCCGGGAGACCGATCTGTTCGCCGAACCGGTGCGGCCCCGCCCATGACCGGGTCGCTACGGTGGCGGGCGTGAACGGCGACGACGACCTGCCCGGTCCGGCGGCGCACCAGGGCCCGGCCGGGAACGGCGGCGCGGGCGCGGGAGACGGGGCGGGCGAGGCCCCGAACGAGGCGCTGGAGGCGTTCGTCTCCGGGGCGGCCTACGCGGCGCTGGGCGTCCTCGGCGCGGTCATCGGCCTGATCGGCTCGTTCGCCCAGGAATGGACGGCCGGCCCGGTGCCGGTCGCCGGGCTGGTGCTGATCGCGGTCAACTTCGGGACGGCCCTGGCGGCCGGCCGGGCGATGGGCGGCCGGCTGGCCGCGGCGATCCCGACGCTGGTGTGGGCCGCGGTCGCGTTCGCGATGTCGGTCCGGCGGCCGGAGGGCGACCTGGTCGTGCCCGGCACCCTGACCGGCTACCTGTTCATCATCGGCGGCCTGGTGGCCGGGGTGGCCGCGGTGTCGCTCGTCCCGTCCCGCAGGCCGCCGGGGGAGTGGCTCACCGGGCGCGCCTCCGCCCGCGAGTAGGGCCGCCCGGCGGGCCGGCGGGTCAGCCCTTGAGCGCGATCTCCAGCTGGTCCAGCCCCCAGTCCAGGTCGTCCCGGCTGATCGTCAGGGGCGGCGCCAGGCGCAGCGTGGTGTCGTGGGTCTCCTTGGCCAGCACGCCCAGCTCCATGAGCCGCTCGCTCACCGGGCGCGCCGCGCCGTACAGCTCCAGCCCGGCCCACAGGCCCCGGCCGCGCACCTCGCGGACGACGTCGGTGGGCAGGGCTCCCAGGCGCCGGTGCAGGTGCTCGCCGAGCGTACGGGACCGTTCCTGGAACTCGCCCGTGCGCAGCATCGCCACGACCTCGCGCCCGATCGCGCAGGCCAGCGGGTTGCCGCCGAACGTCGAGCCGTGCTGCCCCGGCTTGAAGACCCCCAGGACGTCGCGGTCGGCGACCACGGCGGACACCGGCATGATGCCGCCGCCCAGCGCCTTGCCCAGCAGGTAGACGTCGGGGACGACGTTCTCGTGCTCCACCGCGAACGTGGTGCCGGTGCGGCCCAGGCCGGACTGGATCTCGTCGGCGATCATGAGCGCGCCGCGCGCCGTGCACAGCTCGCGGACCGCGGTCAGGAAGCCGCTGGGCGGCACGTTCACCCCGGCCTCGCCCTGGATCGGCTCGATCAGCACCGCGGCCGTGGCGTCGTCCATGGCCGCCCGCAGCGCCTCCACGTCGCCGTACGGAACGGTCCGGAACCCGGGGGTGTACGGGCCGTAGGAGTCCTTGGCGCCGGCGTCGGTGGAGAAGCTGACGATGGTGGTCGTCCGGCCGTGGAAGTTGCCCTCGAAGGCGATGATGTTCGCCTGGCCGTCCGGTACGCCCCTGACCTCGTAGGCCCACTTGCGGGCGGTCTTCAGCGCGGTCTCGACCGCCTCGGCGCCGCTGTTCATCGGCAGCACCATGTCCTTGCCGCACAGGTCCGCCAGCTCGGTGACGAACGGCCCGAACACGTCGTGGTCGAAGGCCCGGCTGACCAGGGTGACCCGGTCGAGCTGGCGCCGCGCCGCCGCGGTCAGCCGCGGGTTGCGGTGCCCGAAGTTGACGGCCGAGTAGGCGGCCAGCATGTCCAGGTAGCGCCGGCCCTCGACGTCGGTGACCCAGGACCCCTCCGCCTCGGCGATCACGACCGGCAGCGGGTGGTAGTTGTGCGCGCTGTGCTCGTCGGACATGGCCCGCAGCTGATCGGTCCGGCTCACGACGCTCCTTCCAGAGATCACTGGGCCGCGGTGCGCACCGGGGACGGTGGCCGGCGGTTCGACAATCAGCGTATGTTCGAGATCGACGGGCGACCAACGCTCAAAGTGGTCTCGAAGGTGGTGTTTCGTTGCGTCTCGACGATCTGGACCGTCGAATCGTTGCGCAGCTCCTGGAGCACGGCCGGGCGTCGTACGCGCAGGTCGGCGATCGGGTCGGGCTGTCGGCCCCGGCCGTGAAGCGGCGCGTGGACCGGCTGCGCGCCGACGGCGTCATCACCGGCTTCGCCGCGGTGGTGGACCCGGCCGCCCTGGGGTGGACGACCGAGGCGTTCATCGAGATCTTCTGCACCGGGGCGACCTCACCCGAGGAGATCTACTCCAGCATCCGCAAGCATCCCGAGGTGGTCGCCGCCTACACGATCAGCGGCGACGCCAGCGCCCTGGTGCACGTCCGCGTCCGCGACATCCAGCATCTGGAGCAGGCGCTGGAACGGCTGCGGCGGGAGGACAACATCACCGCGACCAAGACGGCGATCGTGCTGTCCCGCCTGATCGGCCGCCCCACCGACGCCCCCTCCCCGTGACCCCGGCCGGGCTCAGATCAGGAACACCAGCAGCAGGACCAGGACGAGCACCCCGAACGCGCCGCCGCCGATGCCGAGCGCGATGACCAGGTCGTGGCGGTAGCTGTCCATCACGGGCCGCACCTCGGGGCCCGCCGGGGCCGCCAGGGGCGGCCGGTCCGGCGGCGGCGCGGGGACGGTGAAGTTCGGGACGATCCGGGGCGCACCCGCGGGCATCCCGTCCGGCCTGGTGGGCTTCGCCGGCCGCGCCGCCTCCGGCGCGGCCCCGGCGCGGCGCGGCGCGGGGTCGGGGTCGGCGCGGTAGGCGCTCAGAAGCCCGGCGAGCCCCTGAGGCGGCCATCCCTCCCAGGGCGGGTCCTCCTCCAGAGCCGCGACGAGCGCGGCGGGCTCGGGGCGCCGGTCCGGGTCCTCCGCCAGGCAGCGCCCGAGCGGCCCGCGCAGCTCGTCCGGGCACCCGCTCAGGTCCGGCTCCGCGCCCGCGTCGCGTCCCGTCGCCGCGAACAGCGCCACCCGGCCGAGCGCGTACACGTCCCCGGCCGGGCCGCCCGCGTCCCCGGCAGGGCCGTCCGGTGACACGGAGACGGCCAGCCGCGGGCCGTCCTCGGCGAGCAGCACGGCGGACGGGGTGAGGGCGCCGTGGGCGGCGCCGGTGTCGTGCACGGCCTGGAGCGCCCGGGTGACCGCGCCGAGCAGCACCCGCACGGCCGGGACCGGCAGCGGGCCGAGCTCGTCCACCGCCCGCGCCAGGGACGGGCCCGGCACGTACTCCGTCGCCACCCAGGGCAGCGCGCCCTCGGCGTGCCCGTCGACCACGGCCGCCAGGAACGGCCCCCGTAGCCGCCGGCCCGCCGCGATCTCCCGCCTGAGGCGGAGCCGGAACGCGTCGTCCTCCGGTGCGGGCCGGACGACCCTGACGGCCAGCCGGCGCCCGCTCTGCGTGGTGGCCAGGTACGCCGGCGCAGGCCCGTCCGTACCGAGCCTGGCCAGCACCCGGTACCCGCCGATCAGCGGGGGATCGCCGGGCTCGAGGGGCTCGAACGCGGGGCCGTGCCGGCCGGGGGGAGCCATGGTGACCTCCTGGGTTCAGGCAAAGTTCTACCGAAGATCAGCACCCGCTGTCAGGCGTGCGGCCTCCTCCGGCCCCGGCCCGCCGATTACCGCCGGGTAGGCCCGCTAGTAGGCTCCCCGCATGGACTTCGCGACCGCCGATCTGATCGACGACTTCGGGGCCGAACTGCGCAGCTGCGAGACGCAGTTCCGGCAGTACGGAGCGCGTACCCGGTTCGCGGGCCCGGTCGTGACCGTGCGCTGCCTCCGCGACAACGGCCTGGTGAAGAGGCTGCTCAACACCGCCGGCGACGGCCGCGTGCTGGTGGTGGACGGCGGGGGCTCGCTGGCCTCGGCCCTGATGGGCGATCTCATCGCCGGAGCCGCGGCCGGCAACGGCTGGGCCGGGGTGGTGATCAACGGCGCCGTCCGGGACGTCGCCGCGCTCCGCGACCTCGACCTCGGCATCAAGGCCCTGGGCTCCAATCCCCGCAAGAGCGCCAAGGACGCGGCCGGGGAGGTCGACGTCCCGGTGACCTTCGGGGGCGTGGAGTTCCGCCCCGGCGACCACCTCTACAGCGACGAGGACGGCATCGTCCTCGCCTCCCGCCCTCTCCTGTGACCCGAGCGCCTCAGTTCTTGTAGAGGAAGTCGAGCCGCTCGATGAGGAACTCGCCGTAACCGAAGTGCCTCCCGGCCTTCCGCACGGCGTCCTGGAGGTCGGCGTCCATCTCCGAGTCGTGGTTGACGGCGAAGCGTACGAAGAAGCGCAGGGCGAGTTCGGGCCGTCCGCTCTCGGCGAGTTCGACGAGGATGGAGCGGAGTTCGTCCTCGTCGACCGGGTCGCCGAAGAAGTTCCTGCGTACGGTCAGGCGGCGCGCGATCGCGACGACTTCGGCGATCACCTCCGGCCGGTGGTCGAGGGCATCGGCGGTGTCCACGGTCAGCCCGCCCGCCGCCACGACCGGTTCCATGACCTCGATGATCCGCCGGAACCAGGTACGGCCGTCGATGCCCTCCGT
This region includes:
- a CDS encoding S9 family peptidase, whose protein sequence is MSISYPRQSARTRRFTLGVPRAFQIAPDGTYVAFLRTKAGDDPVTCLWTLDVATGEERLVADPAALNVPGEADLPAEERARRERAREQAGGIVGYAVDREVRQAVFTLGGQLFLADLRTAAVRALPARTPVFDPRLDPAGRQVAYVSGRTVHVLPLHAQGGGEGAGDAGDPGDEGDGDAGQALVQPESDQVSYGLAEFIAAEEMGRMRGHWWAPDGGTLLVARVDETPVTRWTIADPANPERPANEIAYPAAGTPNAIVSLVLVKADGGGRVAVAWDRGEFPYVVTASWDRNGLLVVVQSRDQRTQRVLGVDPSNGETTLLHTGHDPVWTEIVHGVPARTGGGDLVWVVEDAETDTRRITVAGTPVTPGGLQVRSVLGVEGDRILFTGTEEPTELHVWSYDGDGGTTRLTEGRGVFGGTRSGEVTVLTGSLLDRQGVTVEVRGPSGVREIASRAETPDLTPRVELLRAGEREIRTAVVLPTGWEPGDGPLPVLMDPYGGPHAQRVLAVRRAYNEAQWLADQGFAVVVADGRGTPSRGPAWERAVRGDFTGPVLEDQVAALEEAARRHPGALDLGRVGIRGWSFGGWLAALAVLRRPDVFHAGVAGAPVTDWRLYDTHYTERYLGHPTEEPENYTANSLIEDAGRLERPLLLIHGLADDNVVAAHTLRLSSALLAAGRHHTVLPLSGVTHMTPQEVVAENLLHFQVAFLKNALTGR
- a CDS encoding serine/threonine-protein kinase, producing MPELQPGDPRRLGSYELLERLGEGGQGVVYLGVDASGGQAAIKLLRADLAADASARNRFVREAQAAKQVARFCTAQVLEADVAGDQPYIASEYVPGKSLHRQVVEDGPIPGAALERLAIGTLTALVAIHQAGIVHRDFKPHNVIMAPDGPRVIDFGIARALDTGQTAATKAIGTPSYMAPEQVAGATLTEAVDVWAWATTMVFAATGRPPFGDDTVVAVINRVMHEPPSLEGLPPDLHRLIAASLAKEPERRPTAQQLMMTLIGAGPAAQTRMDDPAEATTLLAEGRHRAAGGPVPGATQPVGHTRAMPPAAAPPIPPAYHGDHRGDPRGTGGYRDWEPERKSRGPVLAVIGAIAALFLVGALVFAAMGDDSSPGDTTPTPSDTTSETPSDEPSEPDDDPAPTPTRTRTVPDTPTTRPTVPTQPTTPTDEPSTPTTPTDPTPPDTGDPDDGETPPGGDDGGGAGGGGGGGGGGGTGGGA
- the mshB gene encoding N-acetyl-1-D-myo-inositol-2-amino-2-deoxy-alpha-D-glucopyranoside deacetylase, whose protein sequence is MKEPRILFVHAHPDDESIGTGATMAKYAAEGAHVCLVTCTLGEEGEVIPDELRHLASDKEDRLGEYRIGELAEACAALGVSDHRYLGGPGRWRDSGMMGAATNDDPRSFWRADVDEAAGELVKVVREVRPHVIVTYDDRGNYGHPDHIQAHRVAWRAFELAADPAHEDGGEPWRAAKFYAYATPRTVLARAIAVMREARLPFGRVASLDELGSGVPDDQVTTVVDARAHLPAKLAALRAHATQIVVAPEEVGPFFALSNNLGQQAFGTEYFILLAGERGPAPAGGRETDLFAEPVRPRP
- a CDS encoding DUF6113 family protein; translation: MNGDDDLPGPAAHQGPAGNGGAGAGDGAGEAPNEALEAFVSGAAYAALGVLGAVIGLIGSFAQEWTAGPVPVAGLVLIAVNFGTALAAGRAMGGRLAAAIPTLVWAAVAFAMSVRRPEGDLVVPGTLTGYLFIIGGLVAGVAAVSLVPSRRPPGEWLTGRASARE
- the rocD gene encoding ornithine--oxo-acid transaminase gives rise to the protein MSDEHSAHNYHPLPVVIAEAEGSWVTDVEGRRYLDMLAAYSAVNFGHRNPRLTAAARRQLDRVTLVSRAFDHDVFGPFVTELADLCGKDMVLPMNSGAEAVETALKTARKWAYEVRGVPDGQANIIAFEGNFHGRTTTIVSFSTDAGAKDSYGPYTPGFRTVPYGDVEALRAAMDDATAAVLIEPIQGEAGVNVPPSGFLTAVRELCTARGALMIADEIQSGLGRTGTTFAVEHENVVPDVYLLGKALGGGIMPVSAVVADRDVLGVFKPGQHGSTFGGNPLACAIGREVVAMLRTGEFQERSRTLGEHLHRRLGALPTDVVREVRGRGLWAGLELYGAARPVSERLMELGVLAKETHDTTLRLAPPLTISRDDLDWGLDQLEIALKG
- a CDS encoding Lrp/AsnC family transcriptional regulator, which gives rise to MRLDDLDRRIVAQLLEHGRASYAQVGDRVGLSAPAVKRRVDRLRADGVITGFAAVVDPAALGWTTEAFIEIFCTGATSPEEIYSSIRKHPEVVAAYTISGDASALVHVRVRDIQHLEQALERLRREDNITATKTAIVLSRLIGRPTDAPSP
- the rraA gene encoding ribonuclease E activity regulator RraA yields the protein MDFATADLIDDFGAELRSCETQFRQYGARTRFAGPVVTVRCLRDNGLVKRLLNTAGDGRVLVVDGGGSLASALMGDLIAGAAAGNGWAGVVINGAVRDVAALRDLDLGIKALGSNPRKSAKDAAGEVDVPVTFGGVEFRPGDHLYSDEDGIVLASRPLL